In Phaseolus vulgaris cultivar G19833 chromosome 10, P. vulgaris v2.0, whole genome shotgun sequence, a single genomic region encodes these proteins:
- the LOC137818289 gene encoding cinnamoyl-CoA reductase 2-like yields the protein MFIFIFLSFSSTHSFFFSQSITTEMPTDTSSVSGETVCVTGAGGYIASWLVKLLLEKGYTVRGTVRNPDDPKNGHLRKLEGAKERLTLHRVDLLDIDSIKAAFHGCHGVFHTASPVTDNPEEMLEPAVNGTKNVIIGAAEEKVRRVVFTSSIGTVYMNPNTSRDVVVDESFWSDLEYCKNTKNWYCYGKTVAEESAWDMAKERGVDLVVVNPVVVIGPLLQPTINASTIHILKYLTGSAKTYVNATQSYVHVKDVALAHVLVYETPSASGRYICAESSLHRGELVEILAKFFPEYPIPTKCSDEKNPRVKPYIFSNEKLKDLGMEFTPVKQSLYDTVKNLQDNGHLAVPPKQEHSY from the exons ATGttcatcttcatattcctttctTTCTCATCCACCCATTCATTCTTTTTCTCTCAATCAATCACCACCGAGATGCCAACTGACACGTCATCAGTTTCCGGCGAAACCGTCTGCGTGACCGGCGCCGGCGGCTACATAGCCTCTTGGCTTGTGAAACTTCTCTTAGAGAAAGGCTACACTGTCAGAGGAACCGTTCGAAACCCAG ATGATCCGAAGAATGGCCATTTGAGAAAGTTAGAAGgagccaaggagagactcaCTCTGCATAGAGTTGATCTCTTGGATATTGACTCCATTAAAGCTGCTTTTCACGGTTGCCACGGCGTCTTCCACACCGCTTCTCCGGTCACCGACAACCCC GAAGAGATGTTGGAGCCAGCAGTGAATGGAACGAAGAATGTGATAATAGGAGCTGCAGAAGAAAAAGTGAGACGAGTGGTGTTCACTTCGTCTATTGGCACGGTGTATATGAACCCCAACACGAGTAGGGATGTGGTGGTTGATGAATCATTCTGGAGTGATTTGGAGTACTGCAAGAACACCAAG AACTGGTATTGCTATGGGAAGACGGTGGCTGAAGAATCAGCATGGGATATGGCTAAAGAGAGAGGGGTGgatttggttgtggtgaacccAGTTGTGGTTATTGGGCCATTGCTTCAACCTACCATTAATGCTAGCACAATCCACATCCTCAAGTACCTTACTGGTTCTGCTAAGACCTATGTAAATGCCACACAGTCTTACGTGCATGTCAAGGATGTTGCACTAGCCCATGTTCTTGTGTATGAGACTCCTTCAGCTTCTGGTCGCTACATCTGTGCCGAAAGTTCGCTGCATCGTGGTGAACTCGTTGAAATTTTGGCCAAGTTTTTCCCAGAGTATCCAATTCCCACCAA ATGTTCAGATGAAAAGAACCCGAGAGTGAAACCGTACATATTTTCAAACGAAAAGCTGAAAGATTTGGGAATGGAATTCACCCCAGTGAAGCAGAGTTTGTATGACACCGTTAAAAATCTGCAAGACAACGGCCACCTTGCTGTGCCACCAAAGCAAGAACACTCCTATTGA
- the LOC137818288 gene encoding metal transporter Nramp1-like encodes MSVRGSSSGQPQFIASTGNRSLSNAPLIENSDSDQIVVPDRTSWKNLFAYVGPGFLVSIAYIDPGNFETDLQSGAKYKYELLWIILVASCAALLIQTMAANLGVVTGMHLAEHCRAEYSRLPNFILWVIAEIAVVACDIPEVIGTAFALNMLFNIPVWIGVLLTGFSTLVLLALQQYGVRKLEFFIAFLVFTIAGCFMAELGYAKPVAKEVVTGLFVPKLEGHGATGLAISLLGAMVMPHNLFLHSALVLSRKIPRSVRGIKEACRFYMMESALALTVAFLINISVISVSGAVCSSSNLSAEDQNSCQDLDLNKASFLLRNVLGKWSSKLFAIALLASGQSSTITGTYAGQYVMQGFLDLRLKSWIRNLLTRSLAIVPSLIVALIGGSAGAGELIIIASMILSFELPFALIPLLKFTSSKIKMGEHVNSITISAVTWIIGSLIMGINIYYLVTSFVKLLLHAELRIVTTVFLGILGFSGVALYMGGIAYLVFRKNTKTTYILTFSTSEDQNMANEQGDVSMYCLPREDIVSMQLPQKRSSPEFD; translated from the exons ATGAGTGTGAGAGGTTCTTCTTCTGGGCAGCCTCAGTTCATTGCCAGCACCGGCAACAGGAGTTTGTCCAATGCGCCGTTGATTGAGAATTCAGACAGTGATCAAATTGTTGTACCTGAT aGAACAAGCTGGAAGAACTTATTTGCATACGTGGGGcctggatttcttgtttccattgCATATATCGACCCTGGAAACT TTGAGACGGATCTTCAATCAGGagcaaaatataaatatgag TTACTATGGATCATATTGGTGGCCTCATGTGCTGCTCTTCTAATTCAAACAATGGCTGCTAATCTTGGGGTTGTCACTG GAATGCACCTAGCTGAGCATTGTAGAGCTGAATATTCTCGACTACCCAACTTTATCCTTTGGGTGATTGCTGAAATTGCCGTAGTGGCCTGTGACATTCCTGAAG TAATTGGGACGGCCTTTGCATTGAACATGCTCTTCAACATACCTGTTTGGATTGGTGTTCTTCTGACAGGATTCAGTACATTGGTCCTCTTAGCATTACAGCAATACGGG GTTAGGAAACTAGAATTCTTCATTGCATTTCTAGTATTTACAATTGCTGGTTGCTTTATGGCTGAGCTTGGATATGCAAAGCCTGTGGCCAAAGAAGTTGTGACAGGCCTATTTGTTCCAAAACTTGAGGGGCATGGTGCCACTGGTCTAGCAATTTCACTCCTTGGGGCAATGGTTATGCC ACACAATCTCTTCCTCCACTCAGCACTGGTGCTTTCCAGGAAAATACCCCGATCAGTTCGTGGAATCAAA GAGGCTTGCAGATTTTACATGATGGAAAGTGCCTTGGCACTTACGGTTGCCTTCCTCATTAATATTTCCGTTATTTCTGTAAGTGGTGCAGTTTGCAGTTCTTCAAACTTAAGTGCTGAAGATCAGAATAGTTGTCAGGATTTGGATTTGAACAAAGCCTCCTTTTTATTAAGA AATGTCTTGGGCAAATGGAGTTCAAAACTATTTGCAATTGCTTTACTTGCCTCAGGTCAAAGTTCTACCATAACAGGAACATATGCAGGGCAATACGTCATGCAG GGATTTCTTGATTTGCGACTGAAGTCATGGATTCGGAATCTGCTAACACGTTCCTTAGCCATTGTTCCTAGTTTGATTGTTGCACTCATAGGTGGCTCTGCTGGAGCTGGGGAGCTCATCATAATTGCATCG ATGATCTTATCATTTGAGCTTCCTTTTGCTCTGATTCCACTCCTCAAGTTCACTAGCAGCAAAATCAAGATGGGAGAACACGTCAACTCAATCACG ATTTCAGCTGTTACTTGGATCATTGGTTCCCTCATCATGGGCATAAACATATACTATTTAGTGACTAGCTTTGTGAAGTTGCTTCTTCATGCTGAGTTAAGAATTGTGACTACGGTATTTCTGGGGATACTGGGATTTTCGGGTGTGGCACTATACATGGGAGGCATTGCTTATTTGGTTTTTCGCAAAAATACAAAGACAACATATATTCTGACATTTAGTACATCGGAAGATCAGAATATGGCGAATGAACAAGGTGATGTATCAATGTATTGTCTCCCAAGAGAAGACATAGTAAGCATGCAATTGCCTCAAAAAAGGAGTTCACCAGAATTTGATTAA